The following coding sequences are from one Streptomyces angustmyceticus window:
- the tsaB gene encoding tRNA (adenosine(37)-N6)-threonylcarbamoyltransferase complex dimerization subunit type 1 TsaB codes for MLLLALDTATPAVTVALHDGTRVLAESRQVDARRHGELLLPAVDRVLAEAGRKLDDVSDIVAGVGPGPYTGLRVGLVTAATFGAVLGVPVHGLCSLDGLAHASGLTGPFVAATDARRKEVYWARYEAGPATSGSAPRLITRLSEPAVDRPADIADQVAGVPAVGAGAVLYDTVFTGLRREAPEHQSAGALAALAVAKLAAGEELPAPQPMYLRRPDAQVPANYKVVTPR; via the coding sequence GTGCTGCTGCTAGCTCTTGACACCGCCACCCCCGCCGTCACCGTCGCGCTCCACGACGGCACCCGGGTCCTCGCCGAGTCCCGCCAGGTCGACGCCCGCCGCCACGGCGAGCTGCTGCTGCCCGCCGTCGACCGGGTGCTGGCCGAGGCCGGACGGAAACTCGACGACGTCAGCGACATCGTGGCCGGCGTCGGCCCGGGGCCGTACACCGGCCTGCGGGTCGGCCTGGTGACCGCCGCGACCTTCGGGGCGGTGCTCGGCGTGCCCGTCCACGGCCTGTGCAGCCTGGACGGCCTCGCCCATGCCTCCGGGCTCACCGGGCCCTTCGTCGCGGCCACCGACGCCCGCCGCAAGGAGGTCTACTGGGCACGCTACGAGGCCGGCCCCGCGACGAGCGGCTCCGCGCCCCGCCTGATCACCCGCCTGAGCGAGCCCGCCGTCGACCGCCCCGCGGACATCGCCGACCAGGTGGCCGGCGTCCCGGCCGTGGGCGCGGGCGCCGTGCTCTACGACACCGTCTTCACCGGCCTGCGGCGCGAGGCCCCCGAGCACCAGTCCGCCGGGGCGCTGGCCGCGCTGGCCGTCGCGAAGCTGGCCGCGGGCGAGGAGCTGCCCGCCCCGCAGCCGATGTACCTGCGCCGCCCGGACGCCCAGGTGCCCGCCAACTACAAGGTGGTCACTCCCCGGTGA
- a CDS encoding alpha/beta fold hydrolase, whose protein sequence is MTDGHEAAAQAVETAAEVAGNWARAGRHAGFAGAAIGVVAAGAAAGVAIERLTVGRGMRRRARLALDAAGPYGTLRGTPGAAVAEDGTELYYEVDEPGPPEKDDAGRSAVNGKHPKHGRNDRSAKPVRGKEARAAQEAHGGLRKRLTAALGRRSQAPTVVFSHGYCLSQDSWHFQRSALRGTVRTVHWDQRSHGRSSRGHGQIDGTEPVTIDLLGRDLKAVLDAAVPEGPIVLVGHSMGGMTVMALADQFPEYVAERVVGVALIGTSAGRLSEVGFGLPSMGVKAFHWLAPGVLKALGWQREIVERGRRATADLFAGLVKRYSFGTPEKVDPGIARFGERLIEATPIDVVAEFFPAFAVHDKTEALVAYDAVPALVLAGESDLITPADHSRTIAEVLPHAELVCVPGAGHLVMLERPELVNEHLVSLVERASAAARSSRHARA, encoded by the coding sequence ATGACCGACGGACACGAGGCCGCCGCGCAGGCGGTCGAGACGGCGGCCGAGGTGGCCGGCAACTGGGCACGCGCGGGCCGGCACGCCGGGTTCGCCGGCGCCGCGATCGGCGTGGTCGCGGCGGGCGCCGCGGCCGGGGTGGCGATAGAGCGGCTGACGGTCGGCCGCGGCATGCGGCGCCGCGCCCGGCTCGCCCTGGACGCCGCCGGCCCCTACGGCACGCTGCGCGGCACCCCGGGCGCCGCGGTCGCCGAGGACGGCACCGAGCTGTACTACGAGGTCGACGAGCCGGGCCCGCCGGAGAAGGACGACGCGGGCAGGTCCGCGGTGAACGGCAAGCATCCCAAGCACGGCAGGAACGACCGGTCCGCCAAGCCGGTCCGCGGCAAGGAGGCCCGCGCCGCGCAGGAGGCCCACGGCGGCCTGCGCAAGCGGCTGACGGCGGCGCTGGGCCGGCGCTCGCAGGCCCCCACGGTCGTCTTCAGCCACGGCTACTGCCTGAGCCAGGACTCCTGGCACTTCCAGCGCTCCGCGCTGCGCGGCACGGTGCGCACCGTCCACTGGGACCAGCGCAGCCACGGCCGCTCCTCGCGCGGCCACGGCCAGATCGACGGTACGGAACCGGTCACCATCGACCTGCTGGGCCGGGACCTGAAGGCGGTGCTGGACGCCGCGGTGCCCGAGGGGCCGATCGTGCTGGTCGGGCACTCCATGGGCGGGATGACGGTGATGGCGCTGGCCGACCAGTTCCCCGAGTACGTCGCGGAGCGGGTGGTCGGGGTGGCCCTGATCGGCACCTCCGCCGGCCGGCTCAGCGAGGTCGGCTTCGGGCTGCCGTCCATGGGCGTCAAGGCCTTCCACTGGCTCGCGCCGGGCGTCCTCAAGGCGCTGGGCTGGCAGCGCGAGATCGTCGAGCGGGGCCGGCGGGCCACCGCCGACCTCTTCGCCGGGCTGGTCAAGCGGTACTCGTTCGGGACGCCCGAGAAGGTGGACCCGGGCATCGCCCGCTTCGGCGAGCGGCTGATCGAGGCGACCCCGATCGACGTGGTCGCCGAGTTCTTCCCGGCGTTCGCGGTGCACGACAAGACCGAGGCGCTGGTGGCCTACGACGCGGTGCCCGCGCTGGTGCTCGCCGGGGAGAGCGATCTGATCACCCCCGCCGACCACAGCCGGACGATCGCCGAGGTGCTGCCCCACGCGGAGCTGGTGTGCGTCCCCGGTGCCGGGCACCTGGTGATGCTGGAGCGGCCCGAGCTGGTGAACGAGCACCTGGTGTCGCTGGTGGAGCGGGCGAGCGCGGCGGCCCGCAGCTCGCGCCACGCCCGCGCCTGA
- the tsaD gene encoding tRNA (adenosine(37)-N6)-threonylcarbamoyltransferase complex transferase subunit TsaD translates to MADSRGGPLVLGIETSCDETGVGIVRGHTLLADAVASSVDEHARFGGVVPEVASRAHLEAMVPTIQRALKDAGVAASDLDGIAVTAGPGLAGALLVGVSAAKAYAYALGKPLYGVNHLASHICVDQLEHGPLPEPTMALLVSGGHSSLLLAPDITSDVRPLGSTIDDAAGEAFDKIARVLNLGFPGGPVIDRYAREGNPDAIRFPRGLTGPRDPVYDFSFSGLKTAVARWIEAKRAAGEEVPVADVSASFQEAVVDVLTRKAVRACKDNGVDHLMIGGGVAANSRLRAMAQRRCEDAGITLRVPRPKLCTDNGAMVAALGAEMVARGRSASAWDLSADSSLPVTEPHVPGEEPAAAHHHDHDHVHETSKDNLYS, encoded by the coding sequence ATGGCTGACTCACGCGGCGGACCGCTCGTCCTCGGCATCGAGACCTCCTGCGACGAGACCGGTGTCGGCATCGTCCGCGGCCACACCCTCCTCGCCGACGCCGTCGCCTCCAGCGTCGACGAGCACGCCCGCTTCGGCGGCGTGGTGCCGGAGGTGGCCTCGCGCGCCCATCTGGAGGCGATGGTCCCCACCATCCAGCGCGCCCTGAAGGACGCCGGGGTCGCGGCCAGCGACCTGGACGGGATCGCGGTCACCGCGGGACCGGGCCTGGCCGGCGCGCTGCTGGTCGGCGTCTCGGCCGCGAAGGCGTACGCCTACGCGCTGGGCAAGCCGCTCTACGGCGTCAACCACCTCGCCTCGCACATCTGCGTCGACCAGCTGGAGCACGGCCCGCTGCCCGAGCCCACCATGGCGCTGCTGGTGTCCGGCGGCCACTCCTCCCTGCTGCTGGCCCCGGACATCACCTCCGACGTACGGCCGCTGGGCTCGACGATCGACGACGCGGCCGGCGAGGCGTTCGACAAGATCGCGCGGGTGCTGAACCTCGGCTTCCCCGGCGGCCCGGTCATCGACCGCTACGCCCGCGAGGGCAACCCCGACGCGATCCGCTTCCCGCGCGGGCTGACCGGCCCCCGCGACCCGGTCTACGACTTCTCCTTCTCCGGCCTGAAGACCGCCGTGGCCCGCTGGATCGAGGCCAAGCGGGCGGCCGGCGAGGAGGTGCCGGTGGCGGACGTCTCGGCGTCCTTCCAGGAGGCCGTGGTGGACGTGCTGACCCGTAAGGCCGTCCGGGCCTGCAAGGACAACGGCGTGGACCACCTGATGATCGGCGGCGGCGTCGCGGCCAACTCCCGGCTGCGGGCGATGGCCCAGCGCCGCTGCGAGGACGCCGGGATCACCCTGCGGGTGCCGCGGCCCAAGCTGTGCACCGACAACGGCGCGATGGTCGCCGCCCTGGGCGCCGAGATGGTGGCGCGGGGCCGGTCCGCCTCCGCCTGGGACCTCTCCGCCGACTCGTCCCTGCCGGTCACCGAACCGCATGTGCCCGGCGAGGAGCCGGCCGCCGCGCACCACCACGACCACGACCACGTCCACGAGACGAGCAAGGACAACCTCTACTCCTGA
- a CDS encoding L,D-transpeptidase: MKRTLPALLVCASLLVVAGPPAVAAAPSPTARAVPGAAPYPAYDLVPGLARELRAAARETPGRAHTRGQRWHIERVPRPEAVRPGAETACSRSTGPYQRQAERYLGRQADGRQSTGDCRAIRRFQRAHRIAPATGFAGPVTGQMVRLMKAGKDPNRAGHCPDRPERTVCADLNRQLLWVQQDGRVIFDPVVMRSGAPTMETRTGTYRIYLRHRHHISNLYHTSMPFAQFFDRGEALHAVYDDIYQGPGSHGCLNLTWEDARKLWDLLKKGDIVYVWGRKPGV; the protein is encoded by the coding sequence ATGAAACGCACTCTTCCCGCGCTGCTGGTCTGCGCCTCGCTGCTCGTCGTCGCCGGGCCGCCCGCGGTGGCCGCGGCGCCGTCGCCCACCGCGCGTGCGGTCCCGGGGGCCGCCCCGTACCCGGCCTACGACCTGGTCCCCGGCCTCGCGCGCGAGCTGCGCGCGGCGGCGCGGGAGACCCCGGGACGGGCGCACACGCGCGGGCAGCGGTGGCACATCGAGCGCGTGCCGCGGCCCGAGGCGGTGCGCCCCGGCGCCGAGACGGCGTGCAGCCGGTCCACCGGGCCCTACCAGCGGCAGGCGGAGCGCTATCTGGGGCGGCAGGCGGACGGGCGGCAGAGCACGGGGGACTGCCGGGCGATCCGGCGGTTCCAGCGGGCGCACCGCATCGCGCCGGCGACCGGGTTCGCCGGGCCGGTCACCGGGCAGATGGTGCGGCTGATGAAGGCCGGGAAGGACCCCAACCGGGCCGGCCACTGCCCCGACCGCCCGGAGCGGACCGTGTGCGCCGATCTGAACCGGCAGCTGCTGTGGGTCCAGCAGGACGGGCGGGTGATCTTCGACCCGGTCGTGATGCGCTCCGGCGCGCCGACGATGGAGACCCGTACCGGTACGTACCGCATCTATCTGCGCCACCGGCACCACATTTCGAACCTGTACCACACGTCCATGCCGTTCGCGCAGTTCTTCGACCGCGGGGAGGCGCTGCACGCCGTCTACGACGACATCTACCAGGGTCCGGGCTCGCACGGCTGCCTCAACCTCACATGGGAGGACGCGCGGAAGCTGTGGGATCTGCTGAAGAAGGGGGACATCGTGTACGTCTGGGGGCGGAAACCCGGCGTGTGA
- a CDS encoding class I SAM-dependent methyltransferase: MNDADTFADLLTAEGQTLLAELRDHTPSDELAAATRLRRTYPAALVSAALGQARLRQRAAAKFGADAGRMYFTPNGVEQSTRASVAAHRAERLAALGVRSLADLCCGIGGDALALARAGIRVLAVDRDPLACAAARANAEALGLAELIEVRCADVTEVDTAGYDAVFVDPARRSKPRGGRIFDPEAYSPPLSWAVEAARKAPVAALKIAPGVPHEALPEDAETEWISDGGDVKEAVVWFGAAEDAAAHRAEDAAHGGADRIAPGGRRATLLPGGDSLLGAGLPDPEPGPVGDWLYEPDGAVIRAHLVADVAREIGGRLIDPTIAYLTADRLTATPYATAYAITDVLPFHVKRLKALMREREVGIAVIKKRGSAVEPEELRRKLKLGGGRNSCTIFLTRVAGAPMMLLGHPAADAP, from the coding sequence GTGAACGATGCCGACACCTTCGCCGACCTGCTGACCGCCGAAGGCCAAACCTTGCTGGCCGAGCTACGGGACCACACCCCGTCGGACGAGCTGGCGGCAGCCACCCGGCTGCGGCGCACGTACCCCGCCGCGCTGGTCTCCGCCGCGCTGGGCCAGGCCCGGCTACGGCAGCGCGCGGCAGCGAAGTTCGGGGCGGACGCGGGCCGGATGTACTTCACGCCGAACGGCGTGGAGCAGTCGACCCGGGCCTCGGTCGCCGCCCACCGCGCGGAGCGCCTCGCGGCGCTGGGCGTGCGGTCGCTGGCGGACCTGTGCTGCGGCATCGGCGGCGACGCGCTCGCGCTGGCCCGGGCGGGGATCCGGGTGCTGGCCGTCGACCGTGACCCGCTGGCCTGTGCGGCGGCGCGGGCCAATGCCGAGGCGCTGGGGCTCGCGGAGCTGATCGAGGTGCGCTGCGCGGACGTGACGGAGGTCGACACGGCGGGATACGACGCGGTGTTCGTCGATCCGGCGCGGCGCAGCAAGCCCCGGGGTGGGCGGATTTTCGATCCCGAGGCGTACTCGCCGCCGCTGTCGTGGGCCGTCGAGGCGGCCCGTAAGGCACCGGTCGCGGCGTTGAAGATCGCGCCGGGGGTGCCGCACGAGGCGCTGCCCGAGGACGCCGAGACGGAGTGGATCTCGGACGGGGGCGACGTCAAAGAAGCCGTGGTGTGGTTCGGCGCGGCGGAGGACGCGGCGGCGCACAGGGCGGAAGACGCGGCGCATGGCGGCGCCGACCGCATCGCGCCGGGCGGCCGCCGGGCCACGCTGCTGCCGGGCGGGGACTCGCTGCTGGGCGCGGGGCTGCCGGATCCCGAGCCGGGCCCCGTCGGGGACTGGCTGTACGAGCCGGACGGGGCGGTGATCCGCGCGCATCTGGTCGCGGACGTGGCCCGGGAGATCGGCGGGCGGCTGATCGATCCGACGATCGCGTACCTGACCGCGGACCGGCTGACCGCAACGCCGTACGCGACCGCCTACGCGATCACCGATGTGCTGCCGTTCCACGTCAAGCGGCTCAAGGCGCTGATGCGGGAGCGCGAGGTCGGCATCGCCGTGATCAAGAAGCGGGGCTCGGCGGTGGAGCCGGAGGAGCTGCGCAGGAAGCTGAAGCTCGGCGGCGGCCGCAACTCCTGCACGATCTTCCTGACCCGGGTGGCCGGCGCCCCCATGATGCTGCTGGGGCACCCGGCCGCGGACGCGCCCTGA
- the tsaE gene encoding tRNA (adenosine(37)-N6)-threonylcarbamoyltransferase complex ATPase subunit type 1 TsaE, with protein sequence MSTTGAIAHVTVKSPEQMQELGRRLAPLLRPGDLVLLTGELGAGKTTLTRGLGEGLGVRGAVTSPTFVIARVHPPLTGGPALVHVDAYRLGGGLDEMEDLDLDVSLPESVVVVEWGEGKVEELSEDRLHVVIGRAVGAEAPGGADGLVADDVDDVREVTVTGLGARWADAGLPALETC encoded by the coding sequence ATGAGCACCACCGGAGCGATTGCGCACGTGACCGTCAAGTCTCCCGAACAGATGCAGGAGTTGGGCCGCCGGCTGGCCCCGCTGCTGCGCCCCGGCGACCTGGTGCTGCTCACCGGTGAGCTGGGCGCCGGCAAGACCACGCTGACCCGCGGCCTGGGGGAGGGGCTGGGCGTGCGCGGCGCCGTGACCTCGCCCACCTTCGTCATCGCCCGGGTGCACCCCCCGCTGACCGGCGGCCCCGCGCTGGTGCACGTCGACGCCTACCGGCTCGGCGGCGGGCTGGACGAGATGGAGGACCTGGACCTCGATGTCTCGCTGCCGGAGTCGGTGGTGGTCGTGGAGTGGGGCGAGGGCAAGGTCGAGGAGCTGTCCGAGGACCGGCTGCACGTGGTCATCGGGCGTGCCGTGGGGGCCGAGGCGCCGGGCGGCGCGGACGGGCTCGTCGCGGACGACGTGGACGATGTGCGCGAGGTGACGGTCACCGGCCTCGGCGCGCGCTGGGCGGACGCCGGCCTGCCCGCGCTGGAGACCTGCTGA
- the rimI gene encoding ribosomal protein S18-alanine N-acetyltransferase translates to MRWWDIAPVLELERELFPEDAWSPGMFWSELARARGPYATRRYLVAELDAPPGGGRGGRLVGYGGLAAVDGTGDIQTIATAREMWGTGLGARLLTELLGAATDFECHEVLLEVRVDNLRAQRLYERFGFEPIGFRRGYYQPGNVDALVMRRTTQTSSEAPSVQGT, encoded by the coding sequence ATGCGCTGGTGGGACATCGCGCCGGTGCTGGAGCTGGAGCGGGAGCTGTTCCCCGAGGACGCCTGGTCGCCGGGCATGTTCTGGTCCGAGCTGGCCCGTGCGCGCGGCCCGTACGCCACCCGCCGCTACCTCGTCGCCGAACTGGACGCGCCGCCGGGCGGCGGGCGGGGCGGCCGGCTGGTCGGCTACGGCGGGCTGGCCGCCGTCGACGGCACCGGCGACATCCAGACCATCGCCACCGCCCGCGAGATGTGGGGCACCGGCCTCGGCGCCCGGCTGCTGACCGAACTCCTCGGCGCCGCGACCGACTTCGAATGCCACGAGGTGCTGCTGGAGGTGCGGGTCGACAACCTCCGCGCCCAGCGCCTCTACGAACGCTTCGGCTTCGAGCCGATCGGCTTCCGCCGCGGCTACTACCAGCCCGGCAACGTCGACGCCCTCGTCATGCGCCGCACCACCCAGACCTCCTCCGAAGCACCCTCCGTACAAGGAACTTGA
- the groES gene encoding co-chaperone GroES, protein MTTTSSKVAIKPLEDRIVVQPLDAEQTTASGLVIPDTAKEKPQEGVVLAVGPGRVEDGKRVELDVKVGDVVLYSKYGGTEVKYNNEDYLVLSARDVLAIVEK, encoded by the coding sequence GTGACGACCACCAGCTCCAAGGTTGCCATCAAGCCGCTTGAGGACCGCATCGTGGTCCAGCCGCTCGACGCCGAGCAGACCACGGCCTCGGGCCTGGTCATTCCGGACACCGCCAAGGAGAAGCCCCAGGAGGGCGTTGTCCTGGCCGTGGGCCCGGGCCGTGTCGAGGACGGCAAGCGCGTCGAGCTCGACGTGAAGGTCGGCGACGTCGTGCTCTACAGCAAGTACGGCGGCACCGAGGTGAAGTACAACAACGAGGACTACCTCGTTCTCTCGGCCCGCGACGTGCTCGCGATCGTCGAGAAGTAA
- the alr gene encoding alanine racemase, with amino-acid sequence MNETAKRARAAIDVAAVRSNVGALRARAPRAELMAVVKSDGYGHGAVRCARAAREAGAGWLGTALPEEAFALRAAGDTGRLMCWLWTPGGPWRRAVEEDIDVAVSGLWALREVTAAARECGRTARVQLKIDTGLGRNGCPPADWPELTAAARAAEAEGALTVTGVWSHFACADEPGHPSIAAQLDVFHAALKTAETAGLRPEVRHIANTPALLTLPEAHFDLVRTGIGIYGISPGPELGTSRELGLRPAMTLEAALASVKRVPGGHGVSYGHQYTTPGETTLALVPLGYADGIPRHASGVGPVLIAGRWRTVAGRIAMDQFVVDLGGEHAEPGDTAVLFGPGDRGEPTAEDWARVAGTIGYEIVTRIGSRVPRVYVDSGTRSQAEGDSALAGGTA; translated from the coding sequence ATGAACGAGACAGCGAAGCGTGCCCGTGCCGCCATCGACGTCGCCGCCGTGCGGTCGAACGTCGGCGCGCTGCGGGCCCGTGCACCCCGGGCCGAGCTGATGGCCGTGGTCAAGTCCGACGGCTACGGCCACGGCGCGGTGCGCTGCGCGCGCGCCGCCCGTGAGGCCGGTGCGGGCTGGCTGGGCACGGCCCTGCCCGAGGAGGCGTTCGCGCTGCGCGCGGCCGGTGACACCGGGCGCCTGATGTGCTGGCTGTGGACGCCGGGCGGCCCCTGGCGGCGGGCGGTCGAGGAGGACATCGACGTCGCGGTGAGCGGGCTGTGGGCGCTGCGCGAAGTGACCGCGGCCGCCCGGGAATGCGGCCGCACGGCCCGCGTCCAGCTCAAGATCGACACCGGGCTCGGCCGCAACGGCTGCCCGCCCGCCGACTGGCCCGAACTCACCGCGGCGGCCCGCGCCGCCGAGGCCGAGGGCGCGCTGACCGTCACCGGCGTCTGGTCGCACTTCGCCTGCGCCGACGAGCCCGGCCACCCCTCGATCGCCGCCCAGCTGGACGTCTTCCACGCGGCGCTCAAGACCGCCGAGACGGCCGGACTGCGCCCCGAGGTGCGGCACATCGCCAACACCCCGGCGCTGCTGACGCTGCCCGAGGCGCACTTCGACCTGGTCCGCACCGGCATCGGCATCTACGGGATCTCGCCCGGCCCCGAACTCGGCACCTCCCGGGAACTCGGGCTGCGGCCGGCGATGACGCTGGAGGCCGCGCTCGCCTCCGTCAAGCGGGTGCCCGGCGGCCACGGCGTGTCGTACGGCCACCAGTACACGACGCCCGGGGAGACCACCCTGGCGCTGGTCCCGCTGGGCTACGCCGACGGCATCCCGCGGCACGCCTCCGGCGTCGGCCCCGTGCTGATCGCCGGCAGGTGGCGGACCGTCGCCGGGCGGATCGCGATGGACCAGTTCGTCGTCGACCTGGGCGGCGAGCACGCCGAGCCGGGCGACACGGCCGTGCTCTTCGGCCCCGGGGACCGCGGCGAGCCGACCGCGGAGGACTGGGCCAGGGTGGCCGGAACCATCGGGTATGAGATCGTCACCCGGATCGGATCCCGCGTGCCGCGCGTCTATGTGGACAGCGGCACACGGAGCCAGGCCGAAGGAGACAGCGCGCTCGCGGGGGGTACGGCATGA
- a CDS encoding L,D-transpeptidase, translating to MPAKSSTIVTALTTAAVIVVGVLGYQAAASAPDTLTQARKAGHHSTPKSHRERDKKDKAPAPAPVPDASGTGRRIVYSLDAKRVWLVGANDKALRTYRVAPSAVSPPLGAYAVASRSVSVTGSDGIAIEHVVRFASVDGVTIGFSAAVDGSLPEPGSAKKTGGIRESREDGKAMWDFALHGTKVVVVS from the coding sequence GTGCCCGCTAAGAGCAGCACGATCGTCACCGCGCTGACGACGGCCGCCGTGATCGTGGTCGGGGTGCTCGGCTACCAGGCCGCGGCGTCCGCTCCGGACACCCTCACCCAGGCCCGCAAGGCCGGCCACCACAGCACGCCCAAGAGTCACCGCGAGCGGGACAAGAAGGACAAGGCCCCCGCCCCGGCCCCGGTCCCCGACGCGTCCGGCACGGGCCGGCGGATCGTCTACTCGCTGGACGCCAAGCGGGTCTGGCTGGTGGGCGCGAACGACAAGGCGCTGCGCACGTACCGGGTCGCGCCGAGCGCGGTGAGCCCGCCGCTGGGGGCCTACGCGGTCGCCTCGCGGTCGGTGAGCGTCACGGGGTCGGACGGCATCGCCATCGAGCACGTGGTGCGGTTCGCCTCGGTGGACGGCGTCACCATCGGCTTCAGCGCGGCCGTCGACGGCTCCCTGCCCGAGCCGGGCTCGGCGAAGAAGACCGGCGGCATCCGCGAGTCGCGGGAGGACGGCAAGGCGATGTGGGACTTCGCCCTGCACGGCACCAAGGTCGTCGTGGTCTCCTGA
- a CDS encoding FtsW/RodA/SpoVE family cell cycle protein, with amino-acid sequence MTFAALARAPDRRRTEAWLLALAVLIADFGYACTGLSMTGRLPGGLAGFAVSMFFVALVPHLVLRRYAPRADPLILPLATLLTGVGLVLLHRLDLTYAQTPRLKIAEAASGQLVWTVIGVAVCIVILLVLRDHRVLQRYIYLTMVVALVLLMAPAFFGADMYGAKRWILLGPLSLQPGEFVKIMISVFFAGYLTVNRDALALAGRRVLSIQLPPGRQLAPIFTIWAISLLVLIFERDLGTSLIFFGVFVIMLYMATNRTSWVICGLLMAVVGAAVVGSLEPHVHGRVTAWLDPMRAFTKQGIAEGMSNQLGEALFSFGSGGISGSGLGRGHPELIGFAGNSDFILTTVGEEMGLAGVMVVIMLYVLLAQRGLRVGLSARDPFGKLLAVGLSGALLLQVFVVAGGVTGLIPLTGKALPFLAKGGSSLVANWVMVALLLRISDHAQRRREPV; translated from the coding sequence ATGACGTTCGCCGCGCTCGCCCGGGCACCGGACCGGCGGCGCACCGAGGCATGGCTGCTCGCCCTCGCCGTGCTGATCGCGGACTTCGGCTACGCCTGCACCGGCCTGTCCATGACCGGCCGGCTGCCCGGCGGACTGGCCGGCTTCGCCGTCAGCATGTTCTTCGTGGCGCTGGTGCCGCATCTGGTCCTGCGCCGCTACGCGCCCCGCGCCGACCCGCTGATCCTGCCGCTGGCGACGCTGCTGACCGGCGTCGGCCTGGTGCTGCTGCACCGCCTCGACCTCACCTACGCGCAGACGCCGCGGCTCAAGATCGCCGAGGCGGCGAGCGGGCAGCTGGTGTGGACGGTGATCGGGGTGGCGGTCTGCATCGTCATCCTGCTGGTGCTGCGCGACCACCGCGTCCTGCAGCGCTACATCTACCTGACGATGGTCGTCGCGCTGGTGCTGCTGATGGCCCCGGCCTTCTTCGGCGCCGACATGTACGGCGCCAAGCGCTGGATCCTGCTCGGGCCGCTGTCCCTGCAGCCCGGCGAGTTCGTGAAGATCATGATCTCGGTGTTCTTCGCGGGCTACCTCACCGTCAACCGCGACGCCCTGGCACTGGCCGGGCGCCGTGTCCTGAGCATCCAACTGCCCCCGGGGCGGCAGCTCGCGCCGATCTTCACCATCTGGGCGATCAGCCTCCTGGTGCTGATCTTCGAGCGGGACCTCGGCACCTCGCTGATCTTCTTCGGCGTCTTCGTGATCATGCTGTACATGGCCACGAACCGCACCAGCTGGGTGATCTGCGGCCTGCTGATGGCCGTCGTCGGCGCGGCCGTCGTCGGCTCCCTGGAACCCCACGTCCACGGCCGGGTCACCGCCTGGCTCGACCCGATGCGGGCCTTCACCAAGCAAGGCATCGCGGAGGGCATGTCCAACCAGCTCGGCGAGGCCCTGTTCAGCTTCGGCAGCGGCGGCATCTCCGGCAGCGGGCTCGGGCGGGGCCACCCCGAGCTGATCGGCTTCGCCGGCAACAGCGACTTCATCCTCACCACCGTCGGCGAGGAGATGGGGCTGGCCGGCGTGATGGTCGTGATCATGCTCTACGTACTCCTCGCCCAGCGAGGTCTCCGCGTCGGCCTGAGCGCCCGCGACCCGTTCGGCAAGCTGCTCGCGGTCGGCCTCTCCGGCGCCCTGCTCCTCCAGGTCTTCGTCGTCGCCGGCGGCGTCACCGGCCTCATCCCCCTCACCGGCAAGGCCCTCCCCTTCCTCGCCAAGGGGGGCTCCTCGCTGGTCGCCAACTGGGTCATGGTGGCCCTGCTGTTGCGGATCAGCGATCACGCGCAGCGGCGGCGTGAGCCGGTTTGA